The genomic segment CGCTTCAGGATGATGGACCAAATAGGTATCCATCGGTTCATCGCGGGCCACTAAGACGACAAGGGAACCTTGACCACGTCGGCCGGCACGTCCAGCTTGCTGCCAAAAGGAGGCGACAGTTCCAGGGAAGCCGGCGGTGACAACAGCATCGAGTCCGCCCACATCAATGCCGAGTTCTAAAGCATTGGTGGAGGAGACACCGAGGAGGGAGCCGTCGTCAAGCATTCTTTCCAATTTGCGGCGGTCTTCTGCCAGGTATCCCGCCCGGTAGGAGGCGATGCGGCGGGCAAAATCCGGGCGCCCCAGGGTGCTGAGCTCTTCCTGCGCGCGCAGGGCCACGATTTCTGCTTGTCGACGAGACCGAACAAATGTAAGTGTGCGCGCTCCTTCGGCAATCAACGTGGCCATGATATTAGCCGCTTCGGTGCTGGCAGCACGTCGCACCGGAGCACCATTTTCGCCTTCGGCACCGTCGATGAAACCGGGTTCCCACAACATGATCGTGCGCTCACCAGTGGGAGCGGCATCTTCGGTGACTGCGATAACTGATGTGCCAAGCAACCTGGATGCATGAATCTCGGGGTCTGAGCTGGTCGCAGAGGCGAGAATAACCGTTGGGTGGGACCCATAGAATGCAGCGATACGCAGCAAACGGCGCATCACCATGGATACATTCGCCCCAAAAACACCGCGATACGCATGGCATTCATCAATCACAATGAACTTCAAATGGCGGAGTACACGTGCCCACCGTGGATGATTAGCCAGCATGGACGCATGAATCATATCGGGATTGGTGAACACGAAACGGCTGAGCTCACGAATGCCGGATCGTGCCTCGCCCGGGGTATCGCCGTCATAGGGGGCAGGATTGATGGGGTGAAAATCCGGGATATCTTGAAGCAGCGCGGAGATAGAGGTTAATTGATCTGAACCAAGTGCTTTGGTGGGAGTTATATACAATGCACAAGCCGTGGGATCGGTACCCAATGCTGACAAAATAGGCAGCTGATAGCCCAGAGATTTTCCTGAAGAAGTACCTGTGGCAACCACAACATGCTGGCCAGACCAGGCGAGGCTTGCAGTGCGTGCCTGATGGGCAAAGAGGTTTTCCACACCACGATCCTGCAACGCACAACGAAGTGTCGAGGGCACCCAGTCGGGCCAATTTTCGTAGGTCGCCTTCGACGCGGGGAGTGTTACCAGATGGGTGAGTGAGGATTCAGAATAACGCTTGGAAATGACCTCTGAGAGCTCTTCTCCGAAGAGATAAGAGACCTGCTTTATACCGTGATTCTTTTCCTGCTCAAAATCGGGGGTATTCAAGGTTTTACCCCTTTCGTTAAACTGTTTAAACCGGATTGACCTGCCAAAACTTAAAACAAATTCAATATAGACTATCGCTCGGGGTGTAAACATGACAGACTTGTTCCCAGGTCGCAGTTTCAATGCGCAGTGTTTAACGCTCGCAAGGATAGACGTGAGCGTTCGATATTTATACCGTCAGCGTTCGTTTAAAAACGGCCAGATGCTGCACTTCTCGCATGGCAAGGGTGTCGCATCGAACCCGGTAGTAATTCCAATTAGTAAAGGTAAGACATATGGCACAGGGCACTGTTAAGTGGTTCAACCCAGAGAAGGGCTTTGGCTTCATCGCTCCTTCCGACGGATCCGCTGACGTTTTCGTCCACTACTCCGAAATTGAGGGCAACGGCTTCCGTACCCTCGAGGAGAACCAGCTCGTCGAATTCGAAATCGGCGAAGGCGCAAAGGGTCTCCAGGCTCAGGCTGTTCGTGCAGTCTAATCCCAACTGATGTGAAAACCGGTAGCTTATGTTGCCG from the Corynebacterium crudilactis genome contains:
- a CDS encoding DEAD/DEAH box helicase is translated as MNTPDFEQEKNHGIKQVSYLFGEELSEVISKRYSESSLTHLVTLPASKATYENWPDWVPSTLRCALQDRGVENLFAHQARTASLAWSGQHVVVATGTSSGKSLGYQLPILSALGTDPTACALYITPTKALGSDQLTSISALLQDIPDFHPINPAPYDGDTPGEARSGIRELSRFVFTNPDMIHASMLANHPRWARVLRHLKFIVIDECHAYRGVFGANVSMVMRRLLRIAAFYGSHPTVILASATSSDPEIHASRLLGTSVIAVTEDAAPTGERTIMLWEPGFIDGAEGENGAPVRRAASTEAANIMATLIAEGARTLTFVRSRRQAEIVALRAQEELSTLGRPDFARRIASYRAGYLAEDRRKLERMLDDGSLLGVSSTNALELGIDVGGLDAVVTAGFPGTVASFWQQAGRAGRRGQGSLVVLVARDEPMDTYLVHHPEALLDKPVEAAVFDPTNPHVIRGHIYCAAVEKPLTEPEIAAFGAEKVVAELEAEGLLRHRPRGWFAVEKPATDNADELSPDVAHQQVSLRGGSGTEFMIVDISDGRLLGTIDSAKAMSQTHPGAVYLHQGESFVIDELDLEEHLVLARPELPEYTTYARSDTDIRITAAPTDEEVFDAGGGLWVANVDVQVTDRVTGYVTKLPDGTTLDATPLYLPPQVLHTRAVAYTIDPLALDAMGISPAAIPGALHAAEHAAIGMLPLLATCDRWDIGGVSTALHPDTGLPTVFVYDGMDGGAGFADSGFRRFAQWIEATFEVVRSCGCESGCPSCVQSPKCGNGNNPLDKAGAMKLLGALVTLLGTS
- a CDS encoding cold-shock protein yields the protein MAQGTVKWFNPEKGFGFIAPSDGSADVFVHYSEIEGNGFRTLEENQLVEFEIGEGAKGLQAQAVRAV